One window from the genome of Thermoanaerobaculia bacterium encodes:
- a CDS encoding DUF2279 domain-containing protein, giving the protein MRTLSRTLVVLFCAAVARPAKAGDYRLFAPGEDFGWFGRTGTATAAGAAPAAAPAARPKRKLFDPRTVRISLAMLAAVPVAGYAIWWHGNDFTHFKFNHEHWFGRDTYAGGADKASHFVESTIVGHGMERFYERLGHSPSDARWLAMGVVSLGGLIVEAGDGFKYGGASWEDAATNVLGGVVGAEIAYRGWDDFVGFRFGVVPSKNRGGETGPRVEHYSQEIYTADAKLAGIFRRARAPSGPLRYVMLSATYASRGYRELPPGLRERDLGVELGLNVPEILRAAGLPDSKWWQSLVYAFFDYVRLPYTAIGYRYDFNHRRWHGPDTGR; this is encoded by the coding sequence ATGCGGACTCTTTCCAGGACCCTCGTCGTCCTCTTCTGCGCCGCCGTCGCCCGCCCGGCGAAGGCCGGCGACTATCGCCTCTTCGCGCCCGGCGAGGACTTCGGCTGGTTCGGTCGAACCGGGACCGCGACCGCGGCAGGCGCGGCTCCGGCGGCGGCCCCCGCGGCGCGGCCGAAACGGAAGCTCTTCGATCCCCGCACGGTCCGCATCTCTCTGGCGATGCTGGCGGCCGTCCCGGTGGCCGGGTACGCGATCTGGTGGCACGGCAACGACTTCACGCACTTCAAGTTCAATCACGAGCACTGGTTCGGACGGGATACGTATGCGGGCGGCGCCGACAAGGCCTCGCACTTCGTCGAGAGCACGATCGTCGGGCACGGCATGGAGCGCTTCTATGAGCGGCTCGGCCATTCTCCTTCCGACGCTCGATGGCTCGCGATGGGAGTGGTTTCCCTCGGCGGGTTGATCGTGGAGGCCGGCGACGGCTTCAAGTACGGCGGCGCTTCGTGGGAGGACGCCGCGACCAACGTGCTCGGCGGCGTCGTCGGCGCCGAGATCGCCTACCGCGGATGGGACGACTTCGTCGGCTTCCGCTTCGGTGTGGTGCCCTCGAAAAACCGGGGAGGGGAGACCGGCCCCCGAGTCGAGCATTATTCGCAGGAGATCTACACGGCCGACGCGAAGCTCGCGGGGATCTTCCGCCGCGCCCGCGCGCCGTCCGGACCGCTTCGATACGTCATGCTCTCGGCCACCTACGCCAGCCGCGGGTATCGGGAGCTCCCTCCCGGGCTTCGCGAACGCGACCTCGGCGTGGAGCTCGGCCTGAACGTTCCGGAGATCCTGCGCGCCGCGGGGCTTCCGGATTCGAAGTGGTGGCAGTCGCTCGTCTACGCGTTCTTCGACTACGTCCGCCTGCCGTACACCGCGATCGGCTACCGGTACGACTTCAATCATCGGAGGTGGCACGGACCCGACACCGGGAGGTGA
- a CDS encoding outer membrane beta-barrel protein encodes MAFLAPFSRPAFAQSLPGSIEIGAGGGRFYGGSFAKGTTRAFAQKVEVDDDIVKGFWLGAQWNRRWGIEVAVRRSTEDLVIPQSGVFPDEPAAGTIDIATIELLAVRSFPHGNFAPYVALGGGITNLDINVPDRNVRDVNRFGAALAAGAKFHATPWLGFRIDARFRATYLGKRSVEDGGWTDTNRWFRNSEILGGVFFTFRPPHV; translated from the coding sequence ATGGCGTTTCTTGCGCCCTTTTCTCGTCCCGCGTTCGCCCAGTCCCTTCCCGGATCGATCGAGATCGGCGCCGGCGGCGGCCGGTTCTACGGCGGCTCGTTCGCGAAGGGGACGACCCGGGCGTTCGCGCAGAAGGTCGAAGTCGACGACGACATCGTCAAGGGATTCTGGCTGGGCGCGCAGTGGAACCGCCGCTGGGGAATCGAGGTCGCCGTCCGACGGAGCACGGAAGATCTCGTCATCCCGCAATCCGGCGTCTTCCCGGACGAGCCGGCCGCCGGGACGATCGACATCGCCACGATCGAGCTCCTCGCCGTGCGCTCGTTCCCCCACGGAAATTTCGCGCCGTACGTCGCCCTGGGAGGCGGCATCACGAACCTCGACATCAACGTGCCCGACCGAAACGTCCGCGACGTGAACCGTTTCGGCGCCGCCCTCGCCGCCGGGGCGAAATTCCACGCGACGCCGTGGCTCGGGTTTCGGATCGACGCGCGATTCCGGGCGACCTACCTGGGAAAGAGGAGCGTCGAGGACGGCGGGTGGACGGACACGAACCGCTGGTTCCGCAACAGCGAGATCCTGGGCGGGGTGTTCTTCACGTTCCGGCCGCCGCACGTTTGA
- the secG gene encoding preprotein translocase subunit SecG — protein sequence MFTFLVVLYIFVCIILILIVLVQQGRGADLAGAFGGGGSQQTFGPRGATTFLHKLTTGFFVAFIILALALAVIESRPQSSVIKQGPKNPNAAKKLPATFPAPAPAPAAPANTTSPAHATTGSTPSTGSSPAPAPSAPATTR from the coding sequence ATGTTTACGTTTCTCGTGGTCCTCTACATCTTCGTCTGCATCATCCTGATCCTGATCGTCCTCGTTCAGCAGGGACGCGGCGCCGATCTCGCCGGAGCGTTCGGCGGCGGCGGCTCGCAGCAGACGTTCGGCCCCCGCGGAGCGACGACGTTCCTGCACAAGCTGACGACCGGCTTTTTCGTGGCTTTCATCATCCTCGCCCTCGCGCTGGCGGTCATCGAGAGCCGCCCGCAGTCGTCGGTGATCAAGCAGGGGCCGAAGAACCCGAACGCCGCGAAGAAGCTGCCCGCGACGTTCCCGGCACCGGCGCCAGCGCCGGCGGCTCCGGCGAATACGACCTCACCGGCGCATGCGACGACCGGCTCGACTCCCTCGACCGGATCCTCGCCGGCGCCGGCACCGAGCGCTCCGGCAACGACCAGGTGA